Proteins from one Cryptomeria japonica chromosome 4, Sugi_1.0, whole genome shotgun sequence genomic window:
- the LOC131043535 gene encoding flavonoid 3'-monooxygenase CYP75B137, which translates to MDVSKFVSFPSLFAVSVTLALLALVACLYLLNGEKAKLPPGPRGLPILGNLLDLGSNPHQSLHALSKRYGGLMYLKLGTTPALIASSQEAAVAILKTFDSDFANRPENMGAAADILLYDRSDITMSSQWPMLRKLCIFHLLTPKCLLKWQQFREEEMVLLLASIFKQRASAINVGDFVNVFTSNVIGEMTLRMRLFDENNAEAQHFRELMEEFLIEGGRFRIGDFVTFLDWIGLGGSLDQAKSLKKRLDEFLVRKMEEQKRMLLFREDNDNKDFLQILYELKSSSVEEGGQLSESNIKGILLNMIAAGTDTATRTVEWAMSELIRHPHLMKKVRDEVDACVGMEERVTESHLPHLKYLEAVVTETLRLHPPTPLLLPHASPKFSSKIMGYLIPPNSHVMVNVWAVARDPDAWEKPLEFDPDRFVDNPVNLHGRDFRIIPFGAGRRMCPGYNLGLRMIHFALASFVHAFDWSLPSGEEPQDLDMSEKYEVSIHRNVPLKLFASPRLATYLYNPQVHINRRISCFLGP; encoded by the exons ATGGATGTTTCCAAGTTTGTTTCATTTCCCTCCCTATTCGCTGTTTCAGTAACGCTAGCACTCCTAGCGCTGGTAGCCTGTCTTTATTTACTGAATGGAGAAAAGGCAAAGCTCCCACCAGGCCCGCGAGGGCTGCCTATTTTGGGTAACCTGCTGGACCTCGGTTCGAATCCCCACCAGTCTCTCCACGCTCTTTCCAAGCGCTATGGTGGCCTCATGTATCTCAAATTAGGCACCACTCCCGCTCTCATAGCTTCCTCACAGGAGGCTGCAGTTGCCATTCTCAAGACTTTTGATTCCGATTTCGCTAACAGACCGGAAAACATGGGAGCGGCTGCAGATATTCTCTTGTACGATAGGAGCGACATCACCATGTCTTCCCAGTGGCCTATGCTGCGAAAACTCTGTATCTTCCACCTCTTGACCCCCAAATGTCTGCTCAAGTGGCAGCAGTTCCGAGAAGAGGAGATGGTACTGTTGCTCGCCTCTATCTTTAAACAACGAGCCAGTGCTATAAATGTGGGAGATTTTGTTAATGTCTTTACTTCTAACGTTATTGGAGAGATGACGCTGAGGATGAGACTATTTGATGAGAATAATGCAGAGGCCCAACATTTCAGAGAGCTAATGGAGGAATTCTTAATCGAGGGTGGTCGTTTTAGGATTGGAGATTTCGTTACTTTCTTAGATTGGATTGGGTTGGGTGGTTCTCTTGATCAGGCCAAGAGTTTGAAGAAGCGCCTTGATGAGTTTCTAGTGAGGAAGATGGAGGAACAGAAGCGCATGCTTCTGTTTAGAGAGGACAATGACAACAAGGACTTTTTGCAAATTCTCTATGAACTCAAATCTAGTTCTGTCGAAGAAGGAGGCCAACTTTCCGAGTCTAATATCAAAGGCATTTTATTA AACATGATTGCGGCAGGAACCGACACGGCTACCCGCACGGTGGAATGGGCGATGTCCGAGCTGATTCGCCATCCCCATCTGATGAAGAAAGTGAGAGACGAAGTGGATGCATGCGTGGGAATGGAAGAGAGAGTAACAGAATCTCATCTTCCTCACCTCAAATATTTGGAAGCGGTTGTGACGGAAACTCTTCGACTGCATCCTCCAACGCCACTATTGCTTCCTCACGCATCCCCAAAATTTTCAAGCAAGATAATGGGGTATTTAATTCCCCCCAACTCACACGTAATGGTGAATGTGTGGGCCGTAGCAAGAGATCCAGATGCGTGGGAGAAGCCGCTGGAATTTGATCCAGATCGCTTTGTGGACAATCCTGTTAATCTGCATGGAAGGGACTTCCGAATAATACCGTTCGGTGCAGGGCGAAGAATGTGCCCGGGCTATAATCTGGGCCTCCGTATGATTCATTTTGCGCTTGCAAGCTTTGTTCATGCATTTGATTGGTCGCTTCCATCTGGTGAAGAACCCCAAGATTTGGACATGAGTGAGAAATATGAAGTCTCAATTCACAGGAATGTTCCTCTCAAACTGTTCGCCTCTCCTCGTCTAGCTACTTATCTTTATAACCCCCAGGTTCATATTAATCGACGTATAAGCTGTTTCTTagggccatag